GTACACGTTGTCGGGCATGTTGGCAATGGTCCCGTTTTCCCATTTCCACAACACAATTTGCTTGAGCTTCTTGAATGATTCGACAAATGTCTGGACGTCACGTTCCCCCAGGTCCGACATCTTTATGTTAGATCCGAAACTGAAGTAGATCGCTCCATGGGTTGCCCCATCGAGGAGCGCTTTGAATTTCTGCTGaagatttaaaatttggttcgaatttaattgattaaaatataactatgttaaataatttcagtcttaagttatatattttaaatgattacattttaggggcatctttaattttatttgttcctATAAATCACTATATATAGTCACACATGTCAGGTACCAAATTATATGTGttgtttactatttaaaataaataatattttacatttttctaaaaactaaAGCTTTTAATACATTCAAAGATCaacatactaatatttattgtaattaccaactttataataatatatatacatactgtTTTTAcaggttattaatatttagaacaGGCATGAATGCTATAAAATTGTGTGACTGAGATCATTAGCCTGTAAGGTTGGTAGAGGTTGGTACGGTAAGGTTAAAACGGTTGGCACGGTTGAAAACACGCCGTTTTATGTATCGGCAAAGTTTTTGCACACTACGATAGTACGATCCTGGATGGTCcacccatccgagaactagATTATAGTGGCAGCGGCAGTTGCTTACTCTCAAGTCTCAATCACGTTAAAGTGATTGATTTCATCCAGTGCGCAGCGCCGAGCCACAACTTAAAGTACTGTTTGTTGACATCTATggttaaaatacattaaacaattatattaactatttactgATCAGTAAATAGgtataagttgaattattaatataatgtgacacatattataacattattggggttgattattttttaactaaatgtatttgttttgaaacattttttttttacatgatatttaagtagaaatgttttgaaaaaatttctgttgtactttaatttttttcaacatacatttttaatttcctattcCGAATTAGAATAATGTTGTTGAGTCATAGGCGTAACAATTTGGGATTTTCAACGGATTtggtgttgggggggggggggggggctaaagccttactttgataatattgaataagcttaaaacaaaatttaggaCATTTTTGTGGGGCtgtggacatttttgggggagTTATAGTCCCTAAAGTCCCCTTATTTGCACCTATGTGTTGAGGTGATCTAACCTGCTGTGGTCAGCggttgttgattaatattaaaatggaatatattattttaaaggtcCATCCAAAGGAATggaattcaaaaatgttatgttgcacatcctataattatataatgacttaaaataatgtaaaaaaatacaatttgctatcacgtgtaaatatttaaatatcatccAAAAACTGTTAGGTCACGTGCTTACTCGGTCGACGGAGGCGGACGTCTGCGGCCGTATGTGCATGCCGGCCACTTGCACCACGTTCGGCGGATACGGCCTGGCGTACGACACGGAGTGGTGGCCGTTGACCAATGTGAGTTGAACGGCTTGGCGGAGCGCGTCCAGTGGCGGGCAGTTCCGGTGTCCGGGGTACGTGTACAGATCGTCCAGCATCTGCTGATCCGTTGACCGGAACACGACCTCAGACACGATCAGCTCGGCGGCAGCGATCGCCGCGTTGTACAGTCGTTCGCCGAACGACATGGAGTCCGAGTACCGGAGCCAGAACGACGGCACGTACGCGGGATGATCCGGCACGCCCAGCGATTGGCTGAGCGTCGCCGACGGAGCCATCGGGCTCAGGCACACCACCGGAGCGGAATATCTGTGCAGAGTCCCGGTGAAATTTTAATATGCGCAgagtgattaaaaaaataacaccaaACCTTTGATTATATCATAGCAtttgggtataatatattaagagaaACATGATGGAACTATATAACTCtgcaaaacataatttatattgctatattgTTACCTGTGACCTATCGCCAGGTAAATGTCGCTGTACCAACATTCGATCAATACCAGGTCGAAGGCGTACTGAGTGTCGTTGAGAAACGCACGAGTCTCGTTCAGCTCCAGAGTCCGCGTGACCAACCTCATCATACTCAGTCGTACGCTGATCATATTGATCAGCCGATTATGCCTATGGCGAATATCCATTGGACTGCGAGTACTCTGAATTTTCACTGCGCCCaggaaaaataatcatattatataaagttattattattattattaatatatcctatgtaggtatatattatttattaaataggtcTCACTGGACTTCAACTAATCAGAAGTAATTTAGAGTGGCATCAATggccatatattttatatataggtaaatatattgtattattacttatttattagcATTGGAAAATACTATAAGTCTtacactgtaaaatattattttttaa
This portion of the Acyrthosiphon pisum isolate AL4f chromosome A1, pea_aphid_22Mar2018_4r6ur, whole genome shotgun sequence genome encodes:
- the LOC100165952 gene encoding UDP-glucuronosyltransferase 2B15-like, which produces MIEYDRKMFYQVSIIIVIFTIPDSCVVRPIGANADILAFFPLPIYSHFSGFNPLFLELANRGHRVTVVSPFYQKGDVPTNYRHVLIPNVKIQSTRSPMDIRHRHNRLINMISVRLSMMRLVTRTLELNETRAFLNDTQYAFDLVLIECWYSDIYLAIGHRYSAPVVCLSPMAPSATLSQSLGVPDHPAYVPSFWLRYSDSMSFGERLYNAAIAAAELIVSEVVFRSTDQQMLDDLYTYPGHRNCPPLDALRQAVQLTLVNGHHSVSYARPYPPNVVQVAGMHIRPQTSASVDRQKFKALLDGATHGAIYFSFGSNIKMSDLGERDVQTFVESFKKLKQIVLWKWENGTIANMPDNVYIDKWFPQQYILSHKNCKLFITHGGYHSLVEALHYGLPLIGFPFYTDQFYNMRFVIENGFGIEILLETLNVKVLVDAIGKILSDISYKKNAQTASNIFLDLPVSAIDTALHSVEYLIRNGVADYKVPVSTILSRYQYYLNDVVVLIGAVVALTALILYKSIGYLRKIINLKDKKSK